In a single window of the Methylophaga frappieri genome:
- a CDS encoding phosphomannomutase/phosphoglucomutase: MTKITCFKAYDIRGKLGDELNEDVAYRIGYAFAKQRDAKKVVVGGDIRETSQPLKLALAQGLIEAGTEVIDIGMVGTEEIYFASFYLDVDGGIEVTASHNPLDYNGMKLVGKNAKPISGDSGLHDIQQLAETLTSPYPEGNSASVLTHSGYQQQSILAPYIDHLLTYVDLPKLKPIRLVVNAGNGAAGHVIDAIERQFVELKVPVSFIKVHHEPDGQFPNGIPNPLLPENRAATADAVILHHADMGIAWDGDFDRCFLFDENGRFIEGYYIVGLLAEAFLRKQPGEKIIHDPRLTWNTVDQVTEAGGVPVQSKTGHAFIKERMRLENAIYGGEMSAHHYFRDFAYCDSGMIPWLLVTELLSASGKTLSQLVDERMQQYPCSGEINYRVTDVPATLARILEFYQQQSPQPVLDKTDGVSLEFDQWRFNLRASNTEPLLRLNVESRSNPALVNQKVAEIEQLIEAQ, from the coding sequence GTGACCAAAATAACTTGTTTTAAAGCATACGACATACGCGGCAAACTCGGCGATGAATTGAATGAAGATGTGGCTTACCGCATTGGTTATGCTTTTGCCAAACAGCGCGATGCCAAAAAAGTTGTGGTGGGTGGGGATATTCGCGAAACCAGTCAGCCACTCAAATTAGCCTTGGCACAGGGATTGATAGAGGCGGGGACTGAGGTGATTGATATCGGTATGGTCGGCACCGAAGAAATCTATTTTGCGTCGTTTTATCTGGATGTGGATGGCGGTATTGAAGTCACTGCCAGTCATAATCCGCTTGATTACAATGGCATGAAGCTGGTCGGTAAAAATGCCAAGCCGATTAGCGGCGATAGTGGCTTGCATGATATTCAACAATTGGCTGAGACGTTGACTTCGCCGTACCCGGAAGGGAATAGCGCATCGGTATTAACCCATAGTGGTTATCAACAGCAATCCATTCTGGCGCCTTACATTGACCATTTACTGACTTATGTCGATTTGCCAAAACTCAAGCCAATACGTTTGGTAGTCAATGCCGGTAATGGCGCGGCGGGGCATGTCATTGATGCCATTGAACGTCAGTTTGTCGAGCTGAAAGTGCCAGTCAGCTTTATTAAGGTCCATCATGAACCCGACGGTCAGTTCCCCAATGGTATTCCCAACCCGCTATTGCCTGAAAATCGCGCCGCTACGGCAGATGCTGTCATCTTGCATCATGCTGATATGGGTATTGCTTGGGATGGCGATTTTGATCGTTGCTTTTTATTTGATGAAAACGGCCGGTTTATTGAAGGCTACTATATCGTTGGGTTATTGGCAGAAGCCTTTTTACGCAAACAGCCGGGCGAGAAAATCATTCATGATCCCCGGTTAACGTGGAATACGGTTGATCAGGTAACTGAGGCGGGTGGCGTGCCAGTGCAGTCGAAAACCGGCCATGCTTTTATCAAAGAACGTATGCGTCTGGAAAATGCCATTTATGGCGGTGAAATGAGCGCCCATCATTATTTCCGGGATTTTGCCTATTGTGACAGCGGCATGATTCCATGGTTATTAGTGACGGAGTTGCTGAGTGCTTCTGGTAAAACGCTGTCGCAATTGGTGGATGAGCGCATGCAGCAATACCCATGCAGCGGTGAAATTAACTATCGCGTCACCGATGTACCCGCAACATTGGCGCGGATTCTGGAGTTTTATCAGCAACAAAGCCCGCAGCCTGTGCTTGATAAAACAGACGGCGTTAGTCTGGAATTTGACCAGTGGCGTTTTAATTTGCGCGCTTCAAATACCGAGCCGTTGCTGCGTTTAAATGTCGAAAGCCGCAGTAACCCGGCATTGGTCAACCAGAAAGTGGCTGAAATTGAACAGTTAATCGAAGCGCAATGA